The Nocardioides zeae genome includes the window GGCCTGGGCGAGACGGGGCCGGAGGCCGAGGACGGCGGCGATGCGCGGGTCGACGGCCAGCGCCACGAGCGGGCGGTGAGCGAGGATCGCGACCGCCAGGCCGACGGCGGCCGCGCCGGCGAGCAGCACGACGTCGACCGGGGCGATCGCGAGGATGTCGCCGAAGAGGATCGCGGTGGCATCGGTGGCGAAGCTCCCCGAGTGGGAGATCACGATGACGCCCAGCGCGAGCATCGAGACGAAGAGCAGGCCGATGCTCGTGTCGTAGGACAGCGAGCCGCGCCGCTGCAGGACGCCGATGCCCAGGCTCATCACGACGGCGCTGAGCGCGCCGCCGACCAGCGCCGGGGCCCCCAGCACGGTCGCGAGCGCGACGCCGGGCAGCATGCCGTGGGCCAGCGCCTCGCCGAGGAAGGCCATCCCGCGCACGACCACCCACGTGCCCACCACGCCGCACAGCACGGCGACGAGGGTGCCGCCCAGCAGCGCGCGCTGGAGGAACGCGAGGGTGAACGGCTCGAGGAGCCCGTCGACGAGGAAGGTCACGGGCCGGGACCCTAGTCACAAGTGGGAATGATTATCAAAAGCGCTAGGGTGGGGCCGTGCCTGCTTCCCCTCCTGCCGTCCAGCTGCGCGACATCCGCGTCGACTTCGGTGCCCGGGCCGCGCTCCGGGACGTGACGCTCGACCTCCACGCCGGCGCGGTCACCGTCGTCGCGGGTCCCAACGGCGCCGGAAAGTCGACGCTCCTGGAGGTCGTCGCGGGCACGCGGGTGCCGACGCGCGGCTCGTGCTCGACGCGGGGGACGACGGCCTTCGTGCCGCAACGAGCCGGCGTCTCGGACCTGCTCCCGATCACCGTCCACGACGTCGTGGCGGTCGGCACGTGGGGTCGGCTGGGGGCGTGGCGTCGCGCCGACGCCGCGGCGCGGGCCGCCGTGGACGAGGCCCTGCACCGGCTGGGGATCGCGGACCTGCGGCGTCGCCCGTACGTCGCGCTGTCCGGCGGGCAGCGCCAACGGGCCC containing:
- the aztB gene encoding zinc ABC transporter permease AztB, which gives rise to MTFLVDGLLEPFTLAFLQRALLGGTLVAVLCGVVGTWVVVRGMAFLGEALAHGMLPGVALATVLGAPALVGGALSAVVMSLGIGVLQRRGSLSYDTSIGLLFVSMLALGVIVISHSGSFATDATAILFGDILAIAPVDVVLLAGAAAVGLAVAILAHRPLVALAVDPRIAAVLGLRPRLAQAALVGLVTLAVVASYQAVGSLLVVGLLLAPAVAAGHWTVRLPTRMALAAALGTVAVATGLLVSWHAATAAGASVAASAIAIACLSWLLRRGVAALRPAPVPARAERSPAAA
- the aztA gene encoding zinc ABC transporter ATP-binding protein AztA, which translates into the protein MPASPPAVQLRDIRVDFGARAALRDVTLDLHAGAVTVVAGPNGAGKSTLLEVVAGTRVPTRGSCSTRGTTAFVPQRAGVSDLLPITVHDVVAVGTWGRLGAWRRADAAARAAVDEALHRLGIADLRRRPYVALSGGQRQRALLAQGVVARADLLLLDEPTTGLDATSGGRIRAVMAEEAARGAAVVCVSHDPAVLAAADRVVTLADGEVAGDTLAAGVVAPALRKAAR